The following DNA comes from Deltaproteobacteria bacterium.
CAGCGGAACTTCGGAAATGACCTCTGCGACCCTGAATATTATTGGCCTGAGGGTGGAGGAGGCCCTGCCTTTGGTGGATCGCCTGTTGGACCAGGCCGTATTGTGCGGTTGTCCGCGGGTGGATATCATCCACGGCATCGGCACTGGCCGTTTGCAGAAGGCGGTGCGGGAGCATCTGCGCCACCATGTCATGGTCAAAGATTTTTACCCTGGAGAAATCAGCCAGGGCGGACGGGGGGTGACTACCGTGGACATCAAAGACTGATCCGGATTCGGTTGGGCGTCAGGAAAGAACCGTTATTTAACCAATTTCGGAAATCAAACATTTATCTTATGGCTCCTTACATCCCGGAATCCAAGCTGCTGGAGATCAAGGCCGCGGCCCCCATTGCCGAGGTCATTGGGCAGTATGTGAATCTGAAGCCTCGCGGGAGCTATCTGGTCGGTCTGTGCCCCTTCCATGCCGAGACCAACCCCTCTTTTACTGTCTATCCGGAACGGGAAATATTTCACTGTTTCGGCTGCGGGGTGGGCGGTAATGTCTTTACTTTTCTCATGCAACACCTGCGCTTGACCTTCCCCGAAGCGGCGATGGAATTGGCCCGCCGCTATGGCGTTCCCCTCTATGCCAAAGAATTGCGGCCGGAGGATGCTCGTCAGGCCCGGAAACGTCAAGCCTTCTACGAGGTCAATGAATTGGCCGCGGCCTTCTTTGAGGCCAATCTACGAGCCCCGCAGGGAGCGCCAGCCCAAGCCTATCTGTCCCGCCGTGGTCTAAACCCGGAAGTAGTGGCCAGCTATCGGTTGGGCTTTGTGCCGGATGAATGGCGGGCTCTGGAAAAGCATCTGTCGGCGCGAGGTGGCTCGCTGGAGGCAGCGCGTGACCTGGGACTGATCATCCCCCGTCAGTCAAGGGGGTATTATGACCGGTTCCGGGGCCGATTGATGTTTCCCATCCAGGATCAGCAAGGACGGGTAATTGCCTTTGGCGGGCGGGTTCTGGGGGAGGGAGAGCCTAAGTATCTGAATTCTCCTGAAAGCCCGTTGTACTCGAAGGGGCGCTCTCTTTATGGCCTCTATCAGGCCCGCGAGGCCCTGCGGAAACACCAGGTAGCTATTCTAGTCGAAGGCTATATGGATCTGTTGGCCCTGCGGGTCCATGGCATTGAGCCGGTAGTGGCCACTCTGGGCACGGCCTTGACCCAGGATCAGGTGCGTCTGTTAAAGGGCTATGTCCCGCGGGTGGTGCTGGTCTTTGATGGCGATGAGGCTGGCCTGAAGGCCATGATGCGGTCGTTTCCACAATTTGCCCGGGAACGTCTCCCGGTACGGGTACTGACCTTACCGAAGGGGGAGGATCCGGACAGCTATGCCTTTAACCACGGGGTAGAAATCTTCCGGCATCCCTGGGATCAGGCCCGTCCCTTGTTTGAGGTCATCCTAGAAGAAATCCTACACTCTCAGGGAGGCCAGATTGAGGGCAAAGTCACTGCCCTGGAACGGTTGAAACCCTATTTCCAGGCCCTGAATGATCCGGTGGAACGCACCCTGTGGACCCGACGGGCCGCGGAACGACTGGGGGTGGAAGAGACCATCCTCCAGCAGGCCTTGAAGTCCGGACCCAGACAGTCGGTGAATTTGCTGGCTATCCGAGGTGAGTTTTTCGTTAGCCTGGAAGAGCGATTAATAAAACTGATCCTTAATCATCCCACCATTCTACCCCAGGTCGGCCTGGAAACCTGGCTGGAGGACTTCGAGGACGAAAATCTCAAGGAGATCGCAGCGCAGATCCTGATCTGCTATCAGCAGCATGGACGGCTGGACTACGGCCTGTTGGTGAACCAGATGGAAACCACCAGCCTCCAGAATCAGGTCTGTGCCTTATCTTTGGCGGTAGAGGAATTCCCTGTGGAGAATTTGGCAACCCTGGTGGAAGATTGTTGCCGGGGTTTCCGGAAACGGCAATTAAAAAAGGAACAACAACAGCTCAAGCAACAACTACACCGGGCCTACAATAATCAAACGGGGGAGGAGTTTATGGCGATTCAGGCCCGGATCAGGGACGTTGATCTGCAGTTGCAAAATTTGCAAGCAGAACCAAGACCTTCTGGGGAAAAGGAGAAACCACATGAGCAAGGGAACAGATATTGAAGAGTACAAGGATTATGTTTCCTTGGAGGACAACCGCGGGTTCATCCCCCTCGAGGATTTACCTGACTCAGTATCCGCCACCCCGCTCTTTAATGAATCAGAAGATGATATGATTATCTTCGATGACATGGACCTGAAGGTTATCGAGGTCCCCCAGAAAATTGCTCTCCAGCCAATGGCAAATATGCCCATGGAGGAGAACAATCTGGAGTTTGAGTCTGAAACTCCGATTAAAATCGGTGACCCGGTCAAGATGTACCTGAAAGAGATGGGCATGGTCTCTTTGCTTACCCGGGAGGGGGAAGTGGAGATCGCCAAACGCATCGAACAGGGGGAGAAAGAAGTCATCTGTGCCTTATTGGAAACTACGGCAGGGACCAAAGAAATATTGTCGGTGGCCGAAAAAATCGCCCAGAAAAAAATGGCCTGGGATGACCTAGCCGACGATCTGGAAGCGAAGCCGGAGACAGAACTGGTCTCTAATAAAGATGACCTGGTTAAACTAATTAATAAAATCAAGCGGTTAGAGGATCACAGCCGCAAGCTCGTGGCATCTCTAAGGAAGGACGGTCTGGCCACGGAAAAAAAGGCTGCTCTTGAGGTCCGACTTCAGCGCGATCGACGCGAGATAGCCAAGTTGATCAAGCAGTTACGGATCGACCGGCGGCATTTGGAGAAAATTATCCAAAAAATATCACTGCTAGCCCGCAAAGTGCAAGAATCCCAGCAGACCATGGCCCAATGTTTGGAAACCACCGGGATGAATGCCGCAGAATTTAAAAAGGCTTGCAAAAATCTTAAAAAAGTTGGGAAGGGAGGCAACTCCTGGCCTAACCATGGAGTTACTCTATCTCCGGAGGAACTGATCGCACTGGAAGGACGCTGGAATGCGGCTCAGAAACAGTTGAAAAAGGCGACGCAGGAATTAGACCTGACTCCGGAGCGTATTGTGGAGATTCAGACCCGGATCAAAAAAGGGGAGCGGCAGGCCACCACTGCCAAACGAGAGTTGGTGGAGGCCAATCTGCGCCTGGTGGTGAGCATTGCCAAAAAATACTCTAACCGCGGGTTGCAGTTCCTGGACCTGATCCAGGAAGGCAATATCGGCCTGATGAAAGCGGTCGATAAATTTGAATATGAACGGGGCTATAAATTCAGCACCTACGCCACCTGGTGGATCCGACAGGCCATCACTCGAGCCATTGCTGATCAGGCCCGGACGATCCGCATCCCCGTCCATATGATTGAGACCATCAACAAACTCATCCGCACCACCCGTTATCTGGTCCAGGAAATTGGCCGCGAACCGACACCAGAGGAAATTGCCGAAAAAATGGATTTTCCCCTGGACAAAGTCCGCAAGGTTTTGAAAATCGCCAAGGAGCCGATTTCCCTGGATACTCCCATCGGCGAAGAGGAAGACAGCAACCTGGGAGATTTCATTGAGGACCGCAAAATCGCCTCGCCGATAGAGGCGGTGGAACACCTCAATCTGGCCGAACAGACCCAAAAAGTGCTGTCTACTCTGACCAGTCGCGAGGAGAAGGTCATCCGCATGCGGTTTGGCATCGGCGAAAAGGCCGACCATACCCTGGAGGAGGTGGGGCGTAACTTTGCCGTAACCCGGGAACGCATTCGCCAGATCGAGGGTAAAGCGATTCGCAAATTGCGCCATCCTTCGCGCAGCAAACAGCTGCACAGCTTTATTGAATACTGATTCCGGAAATTGCGGATGCTGGTGTTGTGTATCGTAATCGGCTATAATTGATAAGAGACCTGTCCATCCCTCTCTCCAACGGGGAGAGGGATGGAATAAGAGCTGGAAGTCACAGATATTATTATCAGATCGGTAATTATGATACCATTCACCAGCAATGGCGGGAAGCCAACCGGATTTTTACTGATTGAGAATTAGGGTTGCATTGCGCAAGGTTTTATGGATTATAATTATATAAGGCAATTTTTTAATTGACTGGCCAAGGAGGGCCAAAGCCACCTAATATGGACCTCCAGCCTGGACAGATCAGGTCTGCGGGCGGAAGTGAATGCGGCGGCCAGGCAGGATCAATCTGGGGCCCATAGC
Coding sequences within:
- the rpoD gene encoding RNA polymerase sigma factor RpoD; the encoded protein is MSKGTDIEEYKDYVSLEDNRGFIPLEDLPDSVSATPLFNESEDDMIIFDDMDLKVIEVPQKIALQPMANMPMEENNLEFESETPIKIGDPVKMYLKEMGMVSLLTREGEVEIAKRIEQGEKEVICALLETTAGTKEILSVAEKIAQKKMAWDDLADDLEAKPETELVSNKDDLVKLINKIKRLEDHSRKLVASLRKDGLATEKKAALEVRLQRDRREIAKLIKQLRIDRRHLEKIIQKISLLARKVQESQQTMAQCLETTGMNAAEFKKACKNLKKVGKGGNSWPNHGVTLSPEELIALEGRWNAAQKQLKKATQELDLTPERIVEIQTRIKKGERQATTAKRELVEANLRLVVSIAKKYSNRGLQFLDLIQEGNIGLMKAVDKFEYERGYKFSTYATWWIRQAITRAIADQARTIRIPVHMIETINKLIRTTRYLVQEIGREPTPEEIAEKMDFPLDKVRKVLKIAKEPISLDTPIGEEEDSNLGDFIEDRKIASPIEAVEHLNLAEQTQKVLSTLTSREEKVIRMRFGIGEKADHTLEEVGRNFAVTRERIRQIEGKAIRKLRHPSRSKQLHSFIEY
- a CDS encoding DNA primase — protein: MAPYIPESKLLEIKAAAPIAEVIGQYVNLKPRGSYLVGLCPFHAETNPSFTVYPEREIFHCFGCGVGGNVFTFLMQHLRLTFPEAAMELARRYGVPLYAKELRPEDARQARKRQAFYEVNELAAAFFEANLRAPQGAPAQAYLSRRGLNPEVVASYRLGFVPDEWRALEKHLSARGGSLEAARDLGLIIPRQSRGYYDRFRGRLMFPIQDQQGRVIAFGGRVLGEGEPKYLNSPESPLYSKGRSLYGLYQAREALRKHQVAILVEGYMDLLALRVHGIEPVVATLGTALTQDQVRLLKGYVPRVVLVFDGDEAGLKAMMRSFPQFARERLPVRVLTLPKGEDPDSYAFNHGVEIFRHPWDQARPLFEVILEEILHSQGGQIEGKVTALERLKPYFQALNDPVERTLWTRRAAERLGVEETILQQALKSGPRQSVNLLAIRGEFFVSLEERLIKLILNHPTILPQVGLETWLEDFEDENLKEIAAQILICYQQHGRLDYGLLVNQMETTSLQNQVCALSLAVEEFPVENLATLVEDCCRGFRKRQLKKEQQQLKQQLHRAYNNQTGEEFMAIQARIRDVDLQLQNLQAEPRPSGEKEKPHEQGNRY